Genomic segment of Streptomyces roseifaciens:
GGCTGCTCACCCGGCTGCCCCGGGCCCGGGACAAGGCCGAGTCACTGTCGGGCCCGACACCTATCGCCGGTATCGCACCTAACGGCGAGTCAGTGAGGCCATCTTCGTCCCGCATCACGTTGCGCCGGTGGCGGGGCCGGCCAGGGTAGTTCGCCGACCGACCCGAGAAGCCGGGTTACGGCCCCTCCCGAGCGGTTGCCCGAATCGACGCCCCGGCGTGTGAAGATGCACAACGGCAGCGAAGGCGCGGCACCGCAATGCCACGGCACGGCACGGCACGAGCGGCTGCGGGGACGGGACGGGTAACGGCTGCCGCCCGCCTGTCCCGACTTCTCCGGGCACAGTCGACAATCGCCGCAACCGGCGATGAACTGCTCTTGAGTGCCTTTACCATTCCTGCACGTCAACCTCAACCACTGCTTTTGGAATTGGCTGGTTATGATCGGCATCCACTCCGAAATGGTCGGCTGTGTTTGACGAGGACTGATGACTCCCACAGGATCCGAAGGCCCGGGCGAGCCGGTACGAAGAAGCCGACGACGAGCCGTGCGCCTGCGTACCCTGCTCATCTGGCTCGCAGTGGTGCCCACCCTGGCGATGGGCGTCCAGGTCATCATCAGCTCCGAGCGGTCGCTGCAGGAGGCCCGGCACCTGCGCGAGGACGTGGCGGCCGGGCGGCAGACCGTCGTACCGTTGTACCAGCTCATGACCAAACTGCAGTCGGAGCGTGCGGTCACCGCCGCCTGGTGGTCGGGCATGCCCGTACCCGGGGCCGACCTGCGTAACCGCCGGGCCGACACCGACCGGGCCGTCACCGCGTTCCTGAAGTCGTCGGACCCCGATCAGGTCCATTCCGACCGGGCGAAGGACCGCCTCCGTGAAGTCGCGCGGGGGCTGGCCGACCTGGGCGCCCAGCGCGAACGGGCCGACGCACGCCACGGGAGCCCGGACGACACCGTCAACTACTACACCGAGCTGATAGGCGGGACGGTCCGTTGCTACGGAGACTTCAGCCACGTCGACGACGGCGCGCTCACGCAGGAGACGACGTCGCTCGTGGCCCTGCTCTCGGCGGCGGAGGCGGTGGCTCGCGAGGATGCCATCCTCGCGCTGTCGGGCCCCTCCGGGAAGCTGACGTCCGCCAGGTTCGGTGAATTCGTCCAAGCCGCCGGAGCGGCCGACTACTTGTACGACTCGGTCGCCCGCGACCTGCCCCTCGACGACCAGGACGCTCTCCAGCGGATCCTCACCTCCACCGCCTGGCAGACCAAATCCCGCATCGAAAAAGCCGTCGTCGACGAGCACAGGGACGTCTCTTCCGGCGTCGTGCTGCCGCCGGATGTCAGCGACTGGCGGGCGGCCTACGGCACCTTCTCCGCCCAGTTGAACACCCTCGAGGAGGGCGAGCTGCAGGAGCTGCTCGCCCACGCCGACGACCGGGCGGCCGAGCTGGAGCACCAGGTCGTCGTCCTGGTGGCGGCGAGCAGTGCCGCCCTCCTGCTGGTCGTCGCCGTCGTGGTCTTCACGACGCGTTCGGTCCTGCGCCGTTTGCGGGACCTCCACGACCGCACGGTGGCGGTCGCCGAGGAGACCCTGCCGGAGGTCGTGGCCCGTCTCCGGCGCGGAGAAGCCGTCGGCGCAGACGCGCTGCCGCAGCCGGGGGGCGAACAGGACGAGGTCGGACGGATCAGCGACGCCTTCGCCCGCGTCGTCGCCGTGTCCGTCGAGGGGCACCGGGAGCTCGCCGACGAGCGGCAGGGCTTCAGCGTGTTCGCCTCCGGTATCGCCGCACGGACCGGGAACCTGGTCAGCCGGCAGCTCGCCCTCACCGAGCACATCCAGGACACCTTCGGCCAGGACGAGGCACTCCTCGCCGACCTCATGAGCTCCGATCAG
This window contains:
- a CDS encoding sensor histidine kinase; the protein is MRLRTLLIWLAVVPTLAMGVQVIISSERSLQEARHLREDVAAGRQTVVPLYQLMTKLQSERAVTAAWWSGMPVPGADLRNRRADTDRAVTAFLKSSDPDQVHSDRAKDRLREVARGLADLGAQRERADARHGSPDDTVNYYTELIGGTVRCYGDFSHVDDGALTQETTSLVALLSAAEAVAREDAILALSGPSGKLTSARFGEFVQAAGAADYLYDSVARDLPLDDQDALQRILTSTAWQTKSRIEKAVVDEHRDVSSGVVLPPDVSDWRAAYGTFSAQLNTLEEGELQELLAHADDRAAELEHQVVVLVAASSAALLLVVAVVVFTTRSVLRRLRDLHDRTVAVAEETLPEVVARLRRGEAVGADALPQPGGEQDEVGRISDAFARVVAVSVEGHRELADERQGFSVFASGIAARTGNLVSRQLALTEHIQDTFGQDEALLADLMSSDQLTVGMRRQIENLLILADGEIPDPHMEPMRIADLLREAAAEVEDFRRIDRHAMDETSVEAGVISQLSHLLAELLDNATRFSPPTTRVAIRSELVGDGLCIEVEDRGPRVTAERYEEMNARLHSAPPYSVLARNAYRLGLFVVGHLADQLGATVTLRRSAFGGTSAIVIVPGEHLVTTPERPAVPVPVEEPRSEPQSAEERRPKLVPQRPSGEPAPGAPGLPRRLRKEQARDAGNTAPEVPPRPGSGDTSGRPALPERIPQAHLAQQLREPRAAGTVDVGQDAATPEEVADAWADYEDSTRQVELELRQDQP